A section of the Desulfobacterales bacterium genome encodes:
- a CDS encoding SprT family zinc-dependent metalloprotease gives MVEQLKLGDITVDVVFKDIKNIHLSVHPPTGQVRISAPLRMHLDTIRVFAISKIVWIKQQQKKLREQARETPREYLDRESHYVWGKRYLLTVTECDQAPSVELNHSRMLLRVRPGTDEKRMHLLAEGWYREQIKGAVPSLIAKWEPVLGVKVTKFFVQRMKTKWGSCNPAAGHIRLNTELAKKPMECLEYIVVHEMAHLLEPTHNARFRALMDRFMPKWQFYLDRLNRLPVSHEDWVY, from the coding sequence ATGGTCGAACAACTCAAGCTGGGAGATATCACTGTGGACGTGGTATTCAAGGATATCAAGAATATCCACTTGAGCGTCCACCCGCCTACCGGCCAGGTGCGAATTTCGGCACCGTTGCGCATGCACCTTGACACCATTCGTGTCTTTGCCATTTCAAAAATAGTGTGGATCAAGCAGCAACAAAAAAAACTCCGGGAACAGGCGCGCGAAACGCCCCGTGAATATCTGGACCGCGAAAGTCACTATGTTTGGGGCAAGCGTTACCTGCTCACCGTCACCGAATGCGATCAAGCACCATCCGTCGAATTGAATCATAGCAGAATGCTGCTGCGGGTGCGTCCGGGCACCGATGAAAAACGGATGCATTTATTGGCGGAAGGGTGGTACCGCGAGCAGATCAAGGGTGCGGTGCCGTCCTTGATCGCCAAGTGGGAGCCGGTATTGGGGGTGAAGGTGACTAAATTTTTCGTTCAACGGATGAAAACCAAGTGGGGAAGCTGCAACCCGGCTGCGGGCCACATCCGTCTCAACACGGAACTTGCAAAAAAACCAATGGAGTGCCTTGAGTACATCGTTGTGCATGAAATGGCACACTTGCTGGAGCCGACACACAATGCGCGGTTCAGGGCACTAATGGATCGCTTTATGCCGAAGTGGCAGTTCTATTTGGACCGGCTAAATCGGCTACCAGTCAGTCATGAGGACTGGGTTTATTAA
- a CDS encoding plasmid pRiA4b ORF-3 family protein produces the protein MKVKRYLLKIKLDEIDPEIWRHFVVPAYITLDRLHDIIQIVMGWTDSHLYEFIIGKKRFTEFPESKEDGFESGKYRLGDLIKLKGRTFDYRYDFGDNWVHEVTIEDNRYANPDLQSEVECLDGAKACPPEDIGGVLGYGEFCEAMKDSSHEAHEGVLEWNGGPYDSEEFSIEDINEELSIYLRWSRERYLPWREEPPA, from the coding sequence ATGAAGGTCAAACGGTATTTATTGAAAATTAAATTGGATGAGATCGATCCCGAAATCTGGCGGCATTTTGTCGTTCCTGCGTATATCACCTTGGACCGTCTTCACGATATCATTCAGATCGTAATGGGATGGACCGACAGCCACTTGTATGAATTTATTATTGGGAAAAAGCGCTTCACCGAATTCCCAGAGTCGAAAGAAGACGGTTTCGAATCCGGGAAATACCGCCTTGGAGATCTTATTAAGCTGAAAGGGCGTACATTTGATTATCGGTATGATTTCGGGGACAACTGGGTTCATGAGGTCACGATTGAGGATAACCGATATGCCAATCCGGACCTGCAGAGTGAAGTAGAGTGCTTAGACGGCGCCAAGGCTTGCCCTCCCGAAGATATCGGAGGCGTTTTGGGATATGGTGAATTTTGTGAAGCCATGAAAGATTCATCTCATGAAGCGCATGAGGGTGTCCTGGAATGGAATGGTGGACCCTATGACAGTGAAGAGTTTAGCATTGAAGATATAAACGAAGAGCTGAGCATATATCTTAGGTGGTCAAGGGAAAGATATCTGCCGTGGCGGGAGGAGCCACCAGCATAA